The Vannielia litorea genome segment CGGGAGAACCTCGGCGGCATCTGCCTGAACTGGGGCTGCATCCCGACCAAGGCGCTGCTGCGCTCGTCGGAGGTGTTTCACCTGATGCACCGGGCCAAGGATTTCGGTCTTTCGGTCGAGAAGGCCGACTATGACCTCGACGCCGTGGTGAAGCGCTCGCGCGGTGTGGCCGCGCAGATGGAAGGCGGGATCAAACACCTGTTCAAGAAGAACAAGGTCGCCTCGATCATGGGGGAGGCCAAGATCACCGGGAAGGGCAAGGTTTCGGTCAAGACCGAGAAGGGCACCGAGGAGCTGACGGCGAAGAACATCGTTGTGGCGACCGGCGCACGGGCACGGGAGCTGCCGGGGCTTGAGGCCGACGGTGATCTGGTCTGGACCTACCGCCATGCGCTGACGCCGAAGCGGATGCCGAAGAAGCTGCTGGTGATCGGCTCCGGCGCCATCGGGATCGAATTTGCGAGCTTCTACAACACCTTGGGCGCCGATACGACGGTCGTCGAGGTGATGGACCGGGTGCTGCCGGTGGAGGACAAGGACATTTCTGCCTTCGCCAAGAAGCAGTTCGAGAAGCAGGGCATGAAGATCATGGAGAAGGCCATGGTCAAGCAGCTTGATCGGGCGAAAGGCAAGGTTACGGCCCATATCGAAGTTGGTGGCAAGGTGGAGAAGATGGACTTCGACACCGTGATCTCCGCCGTGGGGATCGTCGGGAACGTCGAAGGGCTGGGCCTTGAAGAGCTGGGCGTGAAGATCGACCGAACCCATGTTGTGACCGATGAGTATTGCGGCACCGGAGTTGAGGGCGTGTACGCGATTGGCGATATCGCCGGGGCGCCATGGCTGGCGCATAAGGCATCGCACGAAGGCGTCATGGTGGCCGAGAAGATCGCGGGGCAGCATGTGCATCCGATCAAGCCGGGGTCGATTGCCGGCTGCACCTATTGCCATCCGCAGGTGGCCAGCGTGGGCATGACCGAGGCGAAGGCCAAGGAGGCCGGGTACGAGCTGAAGGTCGGCAAGTTCCCCTTCATCGGCAATGGCAAGGCAGTTGCGCTGGGCGAGCCGGAGGGCATGGTGAAGACGGTGTTCGACGCGAAGACCGGCGAGCTTCTGGGCGCGCATATGGTGGGCGCCGAGGTGACCGAGCTGATCCAGGGCTACGTGGTGGGCCGCCAGTTGGAGACCACCGAGGAAGACCTGATGCACACGGTCTTCCCGCATCCGACGCTGAGCGAGATGATGCATGAGTCTGTGCTGGAGGCTTACGGGCGGGCGATACATATTTAGCGCGGAAAGCGCGAGCTTTCTGCGACGGTGGGCGGCAGTGGATCGCGCAGCGATCTGCGAGAGCCCACACCGTTGAAGATTGGGGGCGTCCTGCGGGGCGCCCTTTTGTTTGAGGTGCGGCCGGGCATGGCACAGCTCCCGCCCGCCCACCCCGCTGCGCCATGCCCGGCCTGCGCGGGGTGGGGAGGTGGGTGGTCAGCTCCGGGTTCACCAAAGCAGGAGCTGCTTGCGGGGCCATCCATCACCTGACCCCGGCGTGGCCGACGGGCCGTCTCGCATCAACAGGAATAGCCGTATCCCCGTTCCGGGGGCCCTCGGCGATTCCTGTTGACCCGAGCCGGCCCGCCGTCCCTTTGGGGTGCAGGCGAAGGGTGGCTCCGAAGCAGGATCTGCGGTTTGGTTACGGAAATTCCAGTGATTGCGATATTTGGTAACGTATCGCTTGCGTGGAATCCCTCTGAGGCGTAGATTTGCGGGCAAGCGAGCAGGGAGGAGCAAGCCAATGGCCGGAGAGGCTTTCATTTGTGACGGGGTGCGCACGGCGATTGGACGCTATGGCGGGGCGCTGTCACAGGTCAGGGCGGATGATCTGGCCGCGGTGCCGATCAAGGCGCTGATGGCGCGGAACACCGGTCTGGATGCGGGTGCAATCGATGATGTGATATACGGCTGCGCCAACCAGGCGGGCGAAGACAACCGCAACGTGGCGCGGATGGCCTTGCTGCTGGCGGGGCTGCCCGAGACGGTGCCGGGGGCGACGATCAACCGGCTTTGCGCCAGCGGGATGGATGCGATTGGCACCGTGTCCCGCGCGATCAAGGCGGGGGATTATGACCTTGCGATTGCGGGCGGCGTGGAGAGCATGAGCCGTGCGCCGTTTGTGATGGGCAAGGCGACGAGCGCCTTTTCCCGCGCGGCGGAGGTGTTTGACACCACCATCGGCTGGCGCTTCGTGAACAAGTCGATGAAAGCGGCTTATGGCGTGGACTCCATGCCCGAGACGGCGGACAACGTGGCCGCTGATTGGGGCGTTTCTCGTGAGGATCAAGATGCTTTTGCCGCGCGGTCTCAGGCCCGTTGGGCCGGAGCGGATGCGGCTGGGGTGTTTGCCGAGGAGATCGTTCCGGTGGAGATCCCGCAGCGGAAGGGTGATCCGGTTGTTGTGACGCAGGACGAACACCCGCGGCCCGGCACTACGGCGGAGCAACTGGGGCGCTTGCGCGGCGTGAACGGGCCGGAGCTGACGGTGACGGCGGGCAATGCCTCGGGCGTCAACGATGGCGCGGCGGCGCTGCTGGTGGCGAGCGAGGGCGCGGCGCATGTGCATGGGCTCAAGCCGCTGGCGCGGATCGTGACGATGCAATCGGCGGGCGTTGCGCCGCGGGTCATGGGCATCGGCCCGGTGCCGGCGGTGAAGAAGGCTCTGGCGAAGGCCGGGCTGACCATCGAGCAGATGGACGTGATCGAGCTGAACGAGGCCTTTGCTGCGCAGGGCATCGCGGTGCTGCGCGACCTCGGCGTGGCGGAGGATGCGGCCCATGTGAACCCCAATGGCGGGGCGATTGCGATTGGCCACCCGCTCGGCATGAGCGGCGCGCGGATCGTGCTGACGGCGGCGCGGGAGCTGCAGCGGCGCGGCGGGAAATATGCACTCTGCACCATGTGCGTGGGCGTGGGGCAGGGGGTTGCACTCATAATCGAAAGGGTCTGAGCCATGTATGCACAGATGATCAAATCCGAAGGCGGGAAGAGCCGCGAGGAGATGTCGCCCGAGGAGGCGGCGTTTCAGGACCGGATCGACGGGGGTGAGACCATCGAGCCGCAGGACTGGATGCCGGAGGGGTACCGCAAGACGCTGATCCGGCAGATTGGCCAGCATGCGCATAGCGAGATCGTGGGGCAGCTGCCGGAGGGCAACTGGATCACCCGGGCGCCAACGCTGGAGCGCAAGGCGATTTTGCTCGCCAAGGTGCAGGATGAGGCGGGGCATGGGCTTTACTTGTATTGCGCGGCCGAGACGCTGGGGATCAGTCGCGATGACATGACGGAGCAGCTGCTCTCGGGGCGGATGAAGTATTCGTCGATCTTCAACTATCCGACGCTGAGCTGGGCCGATATCGGGGCGGTGGGCTGGCTGGTGGATGGCGCGGCGATCATGAACCAGGTGCCGTTGCAGCGCACGAGTTATGGGCCCTATTCGCGCGCGATGATCCGGATCTGCAAGGAGGAGAGCTTTCACCAGCGGCAGGGCTTCGACATCATGATGAAGATGGCGAAGGGGACGGAGGCGCAGCGGCGGATGGCGCAGGATGCGCTGGATCGGTTCTGGTATCCGTCGCTGATGATGTTCGGGCCGTCTGACGCGGAGTCCGTGCATTCGGCGCAGAACATGGCCTGGCGGATCAAGATCAACGGCAATGACGAGCTGCGGCAGAAGTTCGTGGACCAGACGGTGCCGCAGGCGGAGTTCCTCGGGCTGAAGGTGCCGGATGAGCACTTGAAGTGGAACGAGGAGAAGGGCGGCTACGACTTCTCTGAGCCGGACTGGGAGGAGTTCTTTGCCGTGCTCAAGGGCGCGGGACCAGAGAGTGCCGAGCGGATGAAGGCACGGCGCGATGCCTGGGATGACGGCCAGTGGGTGCGCGATGCGATGACCGCCCATGCCGAGAAGAAGGCGGCGCGGCGGGAGGCGGCGGAGTGAGCCTCGAGCGCGCCATGCCGGTCTTGCAGGTGCGGGATGTTGCCCTGTCTGCCGCGTTCTACGAGCGGCTGGGGTTCGAGGCCAAGATCTGGGGCGACCCGCCGGGCTTTGCGATTTGCCGCCGGGGCGGGGTGACGCTGGCGCTGGACCGGGCGGGCGATGGCAAGGTGCCGCTGAACCAGTGGTGGGCGGCCTATGTCTACACCGCCGATGTGGAGGCGTTGCGGGCCGAGTTTTCGGCGGCGGGACTGAAGCCGACGGAGATGCACCACCCCGAGCACTACGGGTGCGACGATTTTGATGTGGTGGACCCGGACGGCCACCGGATTGCCTTCGGGCAGGACCGGGGCGGGACGTTCGGGCTGTGAGGAGGAGAGTGCGATGAGCAGGGAATGGCCGTTGTGGGAAGTGTTCATCCGGGGCAGCCACGGGATGAGCCATCGGCATGTGGGATCGCTCCATGCGGCGGATGCGGAGCATGCGCTGCTGTCGGCGCGGGATGTGTATACGCGGCGGAATGAGGGGGTTTCGATCTGGGTAGTGCCCTCGGTGCAGATCACCGCATCGAACCCAGACGACAAGGGGCCGTTCTACGAGCCGTCGCAATCGAAGGTCTATCGGCATCCGAGCTTTTTCGACATCCCTGATGACGTGGGGGCGATGTGATGCTGGATGGCGGGATGGACCCGGTTGGCGCGCTGGCGCTGCGGATGGGGGACAATGCGCTGATCCTCGGGCACCGGGTATCTGAGTGGTGCGGGCGGGCGCCGGTGCTGGAGGAGGATATCGCGCTGGCGAATATCGCGCTCGACCTCATCGGGCAGGCGCAGCTGTGGCTGGGGCTGGCGGGGGAGGCTGACGGGCGGAGCGCCGATGAGTTGGCGTTCCTGCGGGATGCCTGGGACTTTCGCTGCCTGTTGCTGGTGGAGCAGCCGAACGGGGATTTTGGGCGCACGGTGATGCGGCAGTTTCTGTTTGATGCATGGCATGTGGAGATGCTGCGGGGGCTGTGTGGGTCGCGTGAACCGCGG includes the following:
- the pcaF gene encoding 3-oxoadipyl-CoA thiolase, coding for MAGEAFICDGVRTAIGRYGGALSQVRADDLAAVPIKALMARNTGLDAGAIDDVIYGCANQAGEDNRNVARMALLLAGLPETVPGATINRLCASGMDAIGTVSRAIKAGDYDLAIAGGVESMSRAPFVMGKATSAFSRAAEVFDTTIGWRFVNKSMKAAYGVDSMPETADNVAADWGVSREDQDAFAARSQARWAGADAAGVFAEEIVPVEIPQRKGDPVVVTQDEHPRPGTTAEQLGRLRGVNGPELTVTAGNASGVNDGAAALLVASEGAAHVHGLKPLARIVTMQSAGVAPRVMGIGPVPAVKKALAKAGLTIEQMDVIELNEAFAAQGIAVLRDLGVAEDAAHVNPNGGAIAIGHPLGMSGARIVLTAARELQRRGGKYALCTMCVGVGQGVALIIERV
- the paaB gene encoding 1,2-phenylacetyl-CoA epoxidase subunit PaaB; the encoded protein is MSREWPLWEVFIRGSHGMSHRHVGSLHAADAEHALLSARDVYTRRNEGVSIWVVPSVQITASNPDDKGPFYEPSQSKVYRHPSFFDIPDDVGAM
- the lpdA gene encoding dihydrolipoyl dehydrogenase codes for the protein MASQNYDLIVIGAGPGGYVAAIRAAQLGLNVVCIERENLGGICLNWGCIPTKALLRSSEVFHLMHRAKDFGLSVEKADYDLDAVVKRSRGVAAQMEGGIKHLFKKNKVASIMGEAKITGKGKVSVKTEKGTEELTAKNIVVATGARARELPGLEADGDLVWTYRHALTPKRMPKKLLVIGSGAIGIEFASFYNTLGADTTVVEVMDRVLPVEDKDISAFAKKQFEKQGMKIMEKAMVKQLDRAKGKVTAHIEVGGKVEKMDFDTVISAVGIVGNVEGLGLEELGVKIDRTHVVTDEYCGTGVEGVYAIGDIAGAPWLAHKASHEGVMVAEKIAGQHVHPIKPGSIAGCTYCHPQVASVGMTEAKAKEAGYELKVGKFPFIGNGKAVALGEPEGMVKTVFDAKTGELLGAHMVGAEVTELIQGYVVGRQLETTEEDLMHTVFPHPTLSEMMHESVLEAYGRAIHI
- the paaA gene encoding 1,2-phenylacetyl-CoA epoxidase subunit PaaA, with product MYAQMIKSEGGKSREEMSPEEAAFQDRIDGGETIEPQDWMPEGYRKTLIRQIGQHAHSEIVGQLPEGNWITRAPTLERKAILLAKVQDEAGHGLYLYCAAETLGISRDDMTEQLLSGRMKYSSIFNYPTLSWADIGAVGWLVDGAAIMNQVPLQRTSYGPYSRAMIRICKEESFHQRQGFDIMMKMAKGTEAQRRMAQDALDRFWYPSLMMFGPSDAESVHSAQNMAWRIKINGNDELRQKFVDQTVPQAEFLGLKVPDEHLKWNEEKGGYDFSEPDWEEFFAVLKGAGPESAERMKARRDAWDDGQWVRDAMTAHAEKKAARREAAE
- a CDS encoding VOC family protein codes for the protein MSLERAMPVLQVRDVALSAAFYERLGFEAKIWGDPPGFAICRRGGVTLALDRAGDGKVPLNQWWAAYVYTADVEALRAEFSAAGLKPTEMHHPEHYGCDDFDVVDPDGHRIAFGQDRGGTFGL